CTCCCCAAAGTAAACTTTTTGATAAATCACGCGTTTTTTATGCGCTCAATTTAGCAAAAGATGCTATTTATAAACAAAAAGAAATGATAATTTGCGAAGGTTACATGGATGCTATAGCCTTTCATAAAGCAGGATTTAAAAATGCTGTAGCGATTTTAGGAACAGCTTTAGGCGAAAATCACATACCTTTAATAAAAAGATTACAAGCCAGAGTGATCTTATGTTTTGATAATGATAATGCTGGGCTTAATGCTGCTGTGCGTTCAGCACATTTACTAAGTTTAGCAAAAATTGATGGAAAAGCGGTCTTAATAGAAGGTGGGAAAGATCCGGCTGAACTCGTAGCAAGCCATCAAGAAAAATTACTTTTTAATATTTTAGAAAAAGGTATAGAGTTTGGAGAATTTTATATAAGAAGTTTGATTGCAAGTTGTGATTTAAACTCAGTACTTAGCAAACAAAAAGCCTTAGAAGAGGTGCAAAAATACACTTTTAATCTTGAACCTTTAGTAGCGAATTCTTACACTGCTTTAGTAGCAAATCTTTTGGGTGTAAATACTAATGATATTAAGCTTTCTAAAAATACAAGAAAAATAAACTTCACTAATCCTATCAAACAAAGTAAAATTAACAGTATAAGCGAGCTAGAGCTTTTGAAATTTTTATATGAAAATAATGAAACCATAGGACTTTTTAAACTTTTAAGTGCAAAAGAATATTTTTTACACCAAGATATCACTAAAGCTATTTTAGAACAAAAAAACTTTGAAGATCCTAACATAAGAGAGCTTTATGAGTTTGAAAATATCCAAAATTTAAGCAATTTAGAAGAATTTTTATATGCCATTTGCAAGATCAACCTTGCTTATTTTAATAAATTAAAAAATTTAAATTTAAAACAAGCCTTTAAAAAACAAATTTATAATTTACTTAATCAAAATTTAGAAAAAATCAAAAAAAACTATCAGAATGATGAAATTTTTTTAAACCACTTAATAGAAGTTTTAAAAAGTGTGCATTTTTTAGATGATGAGGAAAGTTTGGAATTATTTTTAAATAGATTGCAAAAAAATATCAAAGATAAAAAAATAATTCATTATGACTTTGAAGAAGAAGTTTTTTAAATAAAAACTTGTACAAAAATTAAAAAATATTCATTACAATATGTCGAAAAATTTCGAAAGGAAAAAATGAAAGCATTAGCACTTTTTAGTGGTGGACTTGACTCTATGCTTGCTATAAAACTCATAAGCTCTCAAGGCATAGAAGTAAAAGCCTTAAACATAAATATAGGCTTTGGTGGTACAAGTGATAAAAGCGAACTCATGGCAAAACGCGCTGCTATAGCAGGAGCTAGTTTTGAAATGATAGATGTAAAAAATGCATATTTGCAAGAAGTTTTATTTAACCCTCAATATGGATACGGAAAACACTTTAACCCTTGTATAGATTGTCACGCTTTTATGTTTAAAACCGCTCTTTCTATGTTAAAAGATGAAAACGCAAGCTTTATCATCACAGGGGAGGTAGTTGGTCAGCGTCCCATGAGCCAAAGAAATGATGCTATGGTTAAGGTAAAAAAACTGGCTCTTGATGAAGAAGATTTGATCTTACGTCCAATGTGTGCTAAAAATTTGCCTTTAACCAAACCTGAACGTGAGGGTTGGGTTGATAGAGAAAAGTTAGAAAACATAAGCGGAAGAAGCAGAAAAAGACAACTTGAACTTGCCGCTCAATTTGGTTTTGAAGATTTTGAAAGTCCAGGTGGTGGATGTTTGCTCACACTTGAGAGTTTTTCAAATAAAATCAAAGATTTTATTAAATTTGATAAAAATATGCAAGTTAATGATGCGCAACTTTTAAAATATGGACGCCATTTAAGACTTCCAAATGGATCTAAAATGATAGTAGGTAGAAATGAACTAGAAAATCAATTTTTAAAAGAATTAAAAACTCAAAAATACGAAGAATTAAAACTTTTTGATTTAATAGGTGCTTATTCTTTGGTGGATGAGAACATCAATCCACAAGATCTTGAACTTGCTCTAAGCATAGCACTAACTTATGCTAAAACTCAAAATAATACAAAATACAAAATAGGCTTTAAAGATAAAATTTTCCAAAGTATGGCTTTTGAAGATAAAAATAAAATTCAAGAATATTTTATAAATTAAACTACCCTTTAAAGGGTAGTTTTTTAAAATTTCTTTCTTCTAACCTCTGCTACAATATCAGCTGACATAGAATCAACTTCATTAGCTACAGAATTAGTCGCATGAGCAATTTGTGAGTTTTCTTTAGTTAAACCATCAATTACTGAAACAGATTGATTAATTTGTGAAATTCCTAAAGCTTGTTCTTTAATACTCTCACCCATTTCATTAATAGATTGAACTAAGATATTAGTATTAGCTTCTATTTCACCTAAAGACTTTTGAGTTCTTTCTGCTAGGTTTCTAACTTCATCAGCAACAACAGCAAAGCCACGTCCATGTTCACCTGCACGTGCTGCTTCAATAGCTGCATTTAATGCAAGTAGATTAATTTGATCTGCTATATCTCTAATAACATCGGTTACATCTTTAATATCACTACTTTGTTTAATAACCTCTTCAGTTCTTGCTGCTACTGCATTCATAGAAGCACTCATTTCTTCAACCGCAGCTGCACTTTCTTGTAAAGAATCAGCTTGTTTTTGCGCACCATCATTAAGTTTTAAAACACTCTCTTTTAAAGAATCGGCCTTAGTTTGAAGCATTTCACCTTGTTTTAATGAAGCTTGAAGCATTTTTCTAATCTCTGCACCTACTGCATTAAGTGATTTTTCTATCTCACCTTCTGCATTTTCAAGTTTATCTGAAAAATCAAGATTTTGAAAACTTGCAAATACTCTTTCTATTTCATTTAAATCTTTACCAATTTTCATCTGCATATCATCAAGCATTTTATTCAACACTTCTTTTAAATCTATAAGTTTTGGATTTATAGGATTTGATTCTATTCTTTGAGAAAAATATCCTTTTTCTATCTCGCGAGAAACTTCTAAAATATTTTGTACAGTAATATCATCTTTTTCTAAGCATGCACGAATATATTGAACATTATCATTAATCACACCAGCCATTTTGCCAATTTCATCATTATATCTAGGCTTCACAACCTCGACTGTTGAGATTTCATGGTTTAAATATTTAAAGAATTTCATCATATGCTCTTGCAATCTTGCAATCCTATTTGTTATTATAGTTTTCATACTAATTCCAAGAACTAACACTATAACAACTATAGCTATTAGCCCGCTTATCAATATAGCATTTCTTAATTCAGAAATAGGGGCATCTATAACTTTTTGTGGTGCAACAGCAAGCATTGACCACAAAATTCCTGTATTAGGCCATACTTCAAAAACCCTTATTGCACCATGATATTTAGAACCATCATCTGCGATATAATCAATACTTGTAACTTGTGGTTTTTGAATTATTTCAATAATATTACTAGCATTTTTATTTACATCAGTTATTTTTTTTGTAACAAAATCTGCATTTGGATGTGTAGCTATAACACCACCATTAGATAATAATATTCTTCTATCACCTTCATATATAGATCTAGAAAAATCATTAAAATCGTTAGCTAATATTTTCATATCAAATATCATACCTAGCACACCTAATACTTTACCGTTTTTATCTACAAGCGGTGTAGCAATATTTGAACCAAATATTTTTTCACCATTAATATTAAACCATCTTGGTTCTCCAAAATATAATTTATCGCCACTCATAATATGTTTAATACCCCTTAAAGATGATAAATCTTCACTTGCTTGTATAGTTTTTACACCCCCAGGTTTTAAAATATCAAAATCCTTCATCAATACCATAAATTCATTATTACTTGTAAAATATTTATTATTATTTAATCCAATATTTTTATAAGTTGATCCATCTTTTAAATAATAATACCCATAAGCAATAGTAGAACTAGCGTCTATAGTCTCACCTAGAATATTTTCTATTCTTTTTTCTGAAATGGTACCCTCTTCAAGCAAAGTATTAAATATTTTTTGTGCTCCAATAGTAGAGATAAAAAATGATTTTATAGCAGCCTCAGCTGAATTTGTATAACGAAAAACTGAAGTAATAAGTGTTTTATTAATCTGTTGAGACAGGGTATTTGTAGATTTTTGTACAATTAAAAAAGATAAACTAGCCAAAATCAAAATAACAGTCGACACTACAATAACAATAACTTTAGTACTAAGTTTTAATTGCTTCCACATTAGACACTCCTTAAGTATAGATAAATAATTTTTGTAATTATAAAAACTTATTATTAAATTAACATAAAAAATTTATTTATTTTTATAAAAATATTAAATAATTATATACATACCAATAAAATACTTATAAATATAATATATTATGGGATACACAAGTAATAAAATTTATTACTTGTATTTAAAATATATTAAAGTTAATAAAATCACTTTGCCCATTTTCACTAATAATGTTAAGAGTATATTTACCTTTTTTTAAATTTAAGGCTAAAGATTCTTCTTTACTTTCAAAGATTAACTCTTGATTTAAATACCAAAAAAGCTTTTCTTTTCTAGGATTTGTAAGCTTTATTAATAGTTTTTGTGAACCCTTTAAATCTTTTGGCAAAATAATATTGAGATTATTTAATGGATAAATAATTTTTAAATTTTGATTAGAACTTTGTAAATTTTGTTTTTCTTTTGCAAAAAATGCTTGTGCATTAGATGGTAAATTTAATACAATCTTTTTCTTTGCGTGGATGAAATTTTCATCTAAAGAATTAACTTCTTTGTTTTTATATATAAAAACTTCTTTTAAAAATGGAGAAATTCTTAAAGCATTTGCACTTTGTGGGTAAAGTACCTCTTTAAAATCAAATTTATAATCATATCTATATCCTGTTTGATTTTCAATTTTGATAGTAACTAAATCACTAGGCTGTTCAAATTCTAAATTAACTCCCTCAAGTAAAGCTAAAAGCTCAAAAAACAACTCTCCTGCTATGCTTACTCCGTATAAATTTGCATTTGCTTCGCCATTAAAATTTCCAACCCATACTCCTAAAGTGTATTTTGGAGAAGTTCCTATAGCCCAAGCATCTTTTCTACCATAACTTGTACCTGTTTTCCAAGAAATAACGGTGTTAAAATCATATTGTCTTAAACCTGCTCTATCTAAATCCTTTAAGGTTTGTAAGGTTAAAAAGCTTGCTCCATCACTAATAAGTTTTTTATCTTTTTTAGTAAATGTATTTTCTTCATATAAAAGTTCTTTGAATTTTCCATAATTTCCAAGTCCTAGATATATTTTTACC
This genomic stretch from Campylobacter lari subsp. concheus harbors:
- the dnaG gene encoding DNA primase, whose translation is MIEQASIEQLLQKTDIVDIIAHYVEVKKQGSSYVCVCPFHDDKNPSMHINSIKGFYHCFACKAGGNVFRFVMDYEKLNFVEAVEKVASWSNFSLTYTSQKQDNKKSIIHILPTLNAFYKQNLAKNKEALAYLYKRGLNDEDIRTFELGFAPSSNETLRLLQNEQITQEEALEVGAIKQNENGTYASFINRITFSIYDHKNLLIGFGGRTLDENNMAKYVNSPQSKLFDKSRVFYALNLAKDAIYKQKEMIICEGYMDAIAFHKAGFKNAVAILGTALGENHIPLIKRLQARVILCFDNDNAGLNAAVRSAHLLSLAKIDGKAVLIEGGKDPAELVASHQEKLLFNILEKGIEFGEFYIRSLIASCDLNSVLSKQKALEEVQKYTFNLEPLVANSYTALVANLLGVNTNDIKLSKNTRKINFTNPIKQSKINSISELELLKFLYENNETIGLFKLLSAKEYFLHQDITKAILEQKNFEDPNIRELYEFENIQNLSNLEEFLYAICKINLAYFNKLKNLNLKQAFKKQIYNLLNQNLEKIKKNYQNDEIFLNHLIEVLKSVHFLDDEESLELFLNRLQKNIKDKKIIHYDFEEEVF
- a CDS encoding argininosuccinate synthase, with protein sequence MKALALFSGGLDSMLAIKLISSQGIEVKALNINIGFGGTSDKSELMAKRAAIAGASFEMIDVKNAYLQEVLFNPQYGYGKHFNPCIDCHAFMFKTALSMLKDENASFIITGEVVGQRPMSQRNDAMVKVKKLALDEEDLILRPMCAKNLPLTKPEREGWVDREKLENISGRSRKRQLELAAQFGFEDFESPGGGCLLTLESFSNKIKDFIKFDKNMQVNDAQLLKYGRHLRLPNGSKMIVGRNELENQFLKELKTQKYEELKLFDLIGAYSLVDENINPQDLELALSIALTYAKTQNNTKYKIGFKDKIFQSMAFEDKNKIQEYFIN